Proteins from a genomic interval of Paenibacillus sp. RC334:
- a CDS encoding cellulose binding domain-containing protein: protein MTKAKSRFRIACLALVVAGASWTGLITQSHAAAPSDEYTWKSVVTGGGGGFVPGIIFNEKEKNLIYARTDIGGAYRWNPADESWIPLTDSVGWEDWNKNGVDALATDPVDPNRVYIATGTYTNSWDKQNGQIMRSTDRGNTWQTTKLPFKVGGNMPGRSMGERLTIDPNKNNILFFGARSGNGLWKSSDYGATWSKVSSFPNPGTYVQDPSNEYTSDIVGLAWITFDKKTGSSSKATQTIYVGVADKNQSVYRSTDGGTTWSAVAGQPKGYLPHHGVLSSDGNLYISYSDGAGPYDGTKGDVWKLNTASGQWTNISPVASSSTDNYFGYAGLTVDAQKPGTLMVATLNSWWPDATIYRSTDSGATWSPIWEFDGYPTRKLKYNLDITAAPWLTFNANPAPPEVSPKLGWMIGDLEIDPFNSDHMLYGTGATIYGSKNVTNWDKGGKLDISVAAKGVEETAILDLLSPPTGAPLVSAVGDVSGFRHDDLFKAPAKMLDNPTFTSSESIDYAELNPAFMARVGKADYQKDPNAKSIGFSNDGGANWYKANSEPSGTAGGGSIAVAADGNGLLWSTSDKGVFYSKTGGNSWTASTGIPANAKIASDRVNPNKYYAFAAGKIYVSTNGGVSFTASAVSGLPTVGNADIDAVRGVEGDVWFAGGSEDGGPYGLWHSKDSGVTFTKLANVQEADFVGFGKAAPNRTNAAVFIVGKIDGTRGFYRSDDAGANWVRINDDKHQYARVTTIIGDPRVYGRAYLGTNGRGILVADRVNGDQPSAGQSSITPTTATYGPDNTNVDISVKLTLSGNTLDAIQQGSVVLNKGEDYTLNGETVTFSNRYLSKLPKGDTALTFHFNAGSDVLFTVTVKENTSSEPGTEQGVLKVQTFNGNVSETSNTISSKFKITNTGSSSVSLADVTMRYYYTINGEKSQNFFADWSSVGPENVIARFKTLSNPKPGADSYVEIGFKPGAGSLDPGQSVELQTRISKADWSNYTQTDDYSFDATATSLKDSTRVTAYLSGSKQWGIEP, encoded by the coding sequence TTGACTAAGGCAAAAAGCAGGTTTAGGATCGCGTGTTTGGCGCTTGTGGTAGCGGGTGCTTCCTGGACAGGGTTGATAACGCAGTCACATGCTGCCGCTCCAAGTGATGAGTACACCTGGAAGAGTGTGGTCACGGGTGGCGGTGGCGGTTTTGTGCCTGGTATCATTTTTAATGAGAAGGAAAAAAATCTGATCTATGCCCGTACGGATATCGGAGGTGCTTACCGCTGGAATCCCGCTGACGAGAGCTGGATTCCGTTGACGGATTCTGTGGGTTGGGAAGATTGGAACAAAAATGGCGTAGATGCGTTGGCGACCGATCCTGTTGATCCGAATCGTGTATATATAGCTACAGGTACGTATACCAATTCCTGGGACAAGCAAAACGGGCAGATTATGCGGTCGACCGACCGGGGCAATACGTGGCAGACAACGAAGCTTCCTTTTAAGGTGGGAGGCAATATGCCAGGCCGATCGATGGGGGAGAGGCTGACGATTGATCCCAATAAGAACAATATTTTGTTCTTCGGGGCACGGAGTGGTAATGGACTATGGAAAAGCTCGGATTACGGGGCAACCTGGAGCAAGGTAAGCAGCTTCCCAAATCCGGGCACGTATGTTCAGGACCCTTCCAATGAGTACACCAGTGATATCGTCGGTTTAGCCTGGATTACGTTTGACAAAAAGACGGGCTCTTCCAGCAAAGCTACACAGACGATTTATGTGGGGGTAGCTGATAAGAATCAAAGTGTCTATCGCAGTACAGATGGCGGGACAACCTGGTCTGCTGTAGCAGGGCAACCTAAGGGCTATTTACCGCATCATGGCGTGTTGTCATCGGACGGCAACCTGTATATCTCTTATAGCGATGGAGCAGGTCCATATGACGGGACAAAGGGTGATGTGTGGAAATTGAATACAGCCAGCGGTCAATGGACCAATATAAGTCCTGTTGCCAGTAGCAGCACGGATAATTATTTTGGATATGCTGGACTGACAGTAGACGCTCAGAAGCCGGGTACTCTGATGGTGGCTACGCTGAATTCCTGGTGGCCGGATGCAACGATTTATCGCAGCACCGACAGTGGGGCAACCTGGAGCCCCATTTGGGAATTCGATGGTTATCCAACTCGCAAGCTGAAATACAATTTGGATATAACAGCTGCACCTTGGCTGACTTTCAATGCCAACCCTGCTCCGCCGGAAGTATCGCCCAAGCTGGGCTGGATGATCGGGGATCTGGAGATTGATCCATTTAATTCAGACCATATGTTATACGGCACAGGAGCTACGATTTACGGCTCCAAAAATGTGACCAACTGGGACAAGGGCGGTAAGCTGGACATTTCGGTAGCAGCTAAGGGGGTAGAGGAAACTGCGATTTTGGATCTTCTAAGCCCTCCAACCGGTGCACCTTTGGTGAGCGCAGTAGGGGATGTCTCCGGTTTCAGACATGACGATCTGTTCAAGGCTCCAGCTAAAATGCTGGATAATCCCACTTTTACAAGCAGTGAAAGTATCGATTATGCTGAGCTGAATCCAGCTTTTATGGCGCGGGTAGGCAAAGCAGATTACCAAAAAGATCCGAATGCCAAATCCATCGGCTTCTCCAATGATGGCGGAGCAAACTGGTATAAAGCGAACAGTGAGCCTTCCGGTACAGCAGGAGGGGGAAGCATAGCCGTTGCGGCCGATGGTAATGGCTTGCTCTGGAGTACATCGGACAAAGGCGTATTTTACTCCAAAACAGGCGGCAACTCATGGACCGCAAGTACAGGGATTCCAGCGAATGCGAAGATTGCCTCAGACCGGGTGAATCCTAACAAATACTATGCGTTCGCGGCCGGAAAAATATATGTCAGCACCAATGGAGGCGTATCGTTCACAGCCTCGGCGGTATCTGGCTTGCCAACCGTAGGTAATGCCGATATTGATGCAGTACGTGGAGTAGAAGGGGATGTGTGGTTCGCTGGGGGTTCTGAGGATGGAGGGCCATACGGCTTGTGGCATTCCAAGGATTCCGGTGTTACGTTCACCAAGCTCGCTAATGTGCAGGAGGCAGACTTTGTAGGCTTTGGTAAAGCAGCACCGAATCGTACCAATGCAGCTGTATTCATCGTTGGTAAAATCGACGGTACACGCGGATTTTACCGTTCGGACGATGCTGGCGCAAACTGGGTACGCATTAATGACGACAAGCATCAATATGCTCGGGTGACCACCATTATCGGTGACCCACGAGTTTATGGACGTGCTTATCTGGGAACAAATGGCCGCGGTATTCTGGTGGCGGATCGAGTGAACGGTGATCAACCATCTGCGGGTCAGTCTAGCATTACGCCGACGACTGCAACCTATGGACCGGATAATACCAATGTTGATATTTCCGTCAAGCTTACACTTAGCGGAAATACGTTAGACGCCATCCAGCAGGGCAGCGTAGTGCTGAATAAAGGTGAAGATTATACGCTCAATGGCGAAACGGTCACCTTCTCCAATAGGTATTTGTCCAAACTCCCTAAAGGAGACACAGCGCTAACGTTTCATTTTAATGCAGGTAGCGATGTGCTGTTCACGGTGACAGTAAAAGAAAATACATCTAGCGAGCCGGGAACAGAACAGGGTGTTCTCAAGGTACAGACCTTCAATGGGAATGTATCCGAAACAAGTAATACGATCAGCTCCAAGTTTAAAATTACGAATACAGGAAGCTCGTCCGTTTCCCTTGCCGATGTGACGATGCGTTATTATTACACTATAAATGGGGAGAAGTCCCAAAATTTCTTCGCAGATTGGTCAAGTGTTGGTCCTGAGAATGTGATCGCCAGATTCAAAACGCTGTCCAATCCAAAACCGGGAGCAGATTCTTATGTGGAAATTGGCTTTAAGCCAGGTGCGGGTTCTTTAGATCCCGGTCAAAGTGTGGAGCTACAAACACGGATATCCAAAGCGGATTGGAGCAATTACACCCAAACCGATGATTATTCCTTTGACGCCACAGCAACCAGTTTAAAAGATTCCACTAGGGTAACTGCTTACTTGTCTGGAAGCAAGCAATGGGGGATAGAGCCGTAA
- a CDS encoding AEC family transporter yields the protein MFGTILLDVVLPIFVLIGFGCIMQYYFRLDLYTLAKINFYYITPAVVFTGLYNSEISLMLMGEVSLFYALYIAILYVISTTVARSLKYSPGMRGAFTNSVMLDNSGNYGLPINQLVFKGDPLATSVQALIMTFQSFVTFTYGTFVVQNGKADTRKILINFLKMPVPYALVLGLLLNLLHSPLPNLLAEPLNYISQSMVAVALLTLGAQIVQYPFRLRRTAVYISMVLRLIAGPAVGFLLVLLLGLKGIPAQALLIASGMPTGVNTSILAEEYKNEPDFAAQTVLLSTIVNVITMTLLISASRYLV from the coding sequence ATGTTCGGCACCATTCTTTTAGACGTGGTTTTACCTATTTTTGTACTCATCGGTTTTGGTTGTATCATGCAATATTATTTTCGACTGGATTTGTATACCTTAGCTAAGATCAATTTTTACTATATTACCCCTGCGGTTGTGTTTACCGGTCTTTATAACTCGGAAATTTCGTTAATGCTCATGGGCGAGGTTTCTCTTTTTTACGCCTTGTACATAGCCATTCTGTACGTCATCAGTACAACTGTTGCCAGATCTCTGAAGTATAGCCCCGGAATGCGGGGAGCTTTTACAAACAGTGTCATGCTTGATAATTCTGGAAATTACGGCCTGCCGATCAATCAGTTAGTATTCAAAGGTGATCCGCTGGCTACGTCCGTTCAAGCACTGATTATGACCTTTCAAAGCTTTGTCACCTTTACATACGGTACCTTTGTTGTACAGAACGGCAAGGCCGACACTCGAAAAATTCTGATTAATTTTTTGAAAATGCCGGTTCCTTATGCCCTCGTACTGGGCTTGCTGCTAAACCTGTTACATAGTCCATTGCCCAATTTACTGGCAGAGCCGTTGAATTATATCAGCCAGTCGATGGTTGCCGTTGCTCTGCTTACCTTGGGAGCGCAAATTGTGCAATATCCCTTTCGTCTGCGGCGTACAGCCGTGTATATCAGTATGGTGCTGCGTCTGATTGCCGGTCCTGCGGTCGGTTTTCTGCTCGTACTCCTGCTTGGGCTTAAAGGGATTCCAGCACAAGCCCTGCTGATTGCATCCGGTATGCCTACCGGTGTTAATACAAGTATTTTAGCGGAGGAATATAAAAATGAACCCGATTTCGCAGCTCAAACGGTACTGCTCTCAACCATTGTGAACGTCATTACGATGACGCTATTGATTTCAGCATCCCGGTACCTTGTTTGA
- a CDS encoding SDR family oxidoreductase produces MDLGLTGKAAFVAGSSKGLGKASARELAREGANVVISGRDEAELQHTQAELQETASGRVEYVVCDVTKPEHISEAIRRTADLFGTVDILVNNAGGPPAGTFDDFTDEVWLQAFEQNLLSHIRLIREALPYMKKQQSGRILNIASSSVKQPIPGLIISNTLRTGVSGLAKTLSLELAPYNILVHTVAPGRIATDRVRSLDEHRAEKTQQTLDQVRKQAEEGIPLGRYGEPEEFGRVIAFLASEASSYLTGSTILVDGGMIKSL; encoded by the coding sequence ATGGATTTAGGATTAACGGGAAAAGCTGCCTTTGTTGCAGGCTCCAGTAAAGGACTTGGCAAGGCAAGCGCGAGGGAGTTGGCACGTGAAGGTGCGAATGTCGTGATTTCGGGACGGGACGAAGCGGAGCTTCAACATACACAGGCTGAACTCCAGGAAACGGCCAGCGGGCGCGTCGAATATGTGGTTTGCGATGTAACGAAACCTGAACATATTTCCGAAGCTATCCGTCGTACAGCAGATTTGTTCGGCACCGTCGATATTTTAGTTAACAATGCGGGCGGGCCTCCTGCGGGAACCTTTGATGATTTTACGGATGAAGTTTGGCTGCAAGCCTTTGAGCAAAATTTGCTTAGTCATATCCGGTTAATTCGTGAAGCTCTACCTTATATGAAAAAACAACAAAGCGGCCGAATTTTAAATATTGCATCCTCGTCGGTTAAGCAGCCGATTCCGGGTCTTATTATCTCGAATACACTACGTACGGGTGTCTCTGGATTGGCGAAAACACTGTCTCTGGAATTAGCTCCTTACAATATCCTGGTACATACCGTAGCGCCGGGAAGAATCGCAACCGATCGTGTGCGAAGCTTGGACGAGCATCGGGCCGAGAAGACTCAGCAAACTTTGGATCAGGTTCGCAAGCAAGCAGAAGAGGGTATTCCGTTGGGAAGATATGGGGAGCCGGAAGAGTTCGGGAGGGTGATTGCCTTTCTGGCATCTGAAGCCTCGTCCTATTTGACAGGCAGCACCATTCTTGTCGATGGTGGGATGATCAAATCATTGTAA
- the rbsD gene encoding D-ribose pyranase has product MKKHGILNSHISKVLSDLGHTDYIVVADAGLPIPEGVTKIDLALKLGVPSFQDVVDVIAADMVVEKVTLAEEIKQGNKEALRYISRTFAGKQSENSQTTAQTAAIEFCSHEQFKELTRYAKVVIRTGENKPFANCILQAGVYFG; this is encoded by the coding sequence ATGAAAAAACATGGAATCCTGAACAGTCATATATCCAAGGTACTGTCGGATCTCGGTCACACGGACTATATTGTCGTGGCCGATGCGGGCTTACCCATTCCTGAAGGCGTTACCAAAATTGATTTGGCTCTCAAATTGGGCGTACCGTCCTTTCAGGATGTCGTTGATGTAATCGCAGCAGACATGGTGGTCGAAAAGGTAACGTTGGCTGAAGAAATTAAACAGGGGAATAAGGAAGCTTTACGGTATATTAGCCGCACATTTGCAGGGAAACAGTCAGAAAATTCGCAGACCACGGCGCAAACCGCCGCCATTGAGTTTTGTTCGCATGAGCAATTCAAAGAGTTGACCCGTTATGCCAAGGTGGTCATACGCACAGGAGAAAATAAACCGTTTGCCAATTGTATTCTGCAGGCCGGGGTTTATTTTGGATAA
- a CDS encoding LacI family DNA-binding transcriptional regulator, protein MTTIKQVASFAGVSVATVSRVINETGYVHEDTRRKVEAAVKQLNYKPNEVARSLYKKKSKLIGLLLPDITNPYFPLLARGVEDRMQENDFRIIFGNSDEDRQKELDYMDTFIQNNVVGVISSTNDPNADCYAKLKIPVVFLDRTSNDSPSVYADGAHGGRLAAQEIVARGSKQITVMQGPAHIRPAQDRFRGAVEELQQSSITYHVVKTTSFSFKEAELWARELFNKHPDTDGVIASNDIVATAVMHEAHRLGKKIPDDVQIIGFDDIPLSSLLFPPLSTIRQPAYEMGWEAAGLLIQLIEQSQATKSSVPNLHSSILTHSSILTHSSIQLPVKFIERETTRKVDYHG, encoded by the coding sequence ATGACAACAATTAAACAGGTCGCCAGCTTTGCAGGCGTTTCCGTAGCGACTGTATCCAGAGTTATTAATGAAACAGGATATGTGCATGAGGATACACGCCGCAAGGTTGAGGCCGCTGTTAAGCAACTAAATTACAAACCCAACGAAGTTGCTCGTTCTCTGTATAAAAAGAAATCCAAATTAATCGGTCTGCTTCTGCCGGATATTACGAATCCTTACTTTCCTTTGCTAGCTCGTGGGGTGGAGGATCGAATGCAGGAAAATGATTTTCGAATTATTTTTGGTAATAGTGATGAGGATCGGCAAAAAGAACTGGATTACATGGATACCTTTATTCAAAATAATGTCGTTGGCGTCATTTCATCTACAAATGATCCCAATGCTGATTGCTACGCCAAGCTGAAAATCCCTGTCGTTTTTCTCGATCGGACTTCCAATGATAGCCCCTCCGTATACGCCGATGGTGCTCATGGCGGTCGACTTGCAGCGCAGGAAATCGTGGCCCGTGGCAGCAAACAAATTACGGTCATGCAGGGTCCGGCACATATTCGTCCGGCGCAGGATCGTTTTCGCGGTGCGGTTGAAGAACTTCAGCAATCGAGTATTACTTATCATGTCGTCAAGACGACGTCCTTTTCGTTCAAGGAAGCCGAGTTGTGGGCCAGAGAGCTTTTCAACAAGCATCCTGATACAGACGGAGTCATTGCGAGTAACGATATTGTGGCTACAGCGGTGATGCACGAGGCACATCGATTAGGAAAGAAAATCCCGGATGATGTTCAGATTATCGGGTTTGATGATATACCGTTAAGCAGCTTGTTATTCCCGCCATTGTCAACCATTCGGCAGCCTGCTTATGAAATGGGATGGGAAGCAGCAGGTCTGCTAATTCAACTGATTGAGCAGTCGCAAGCAACGAAGTCAAGCGTACCTAATCTTCATTCGAGCATACTTACTCATTCAAGCATACTTACTCATTCAAGCATACAATTGCCCGTCAAATTCATTGAACGGGAAACGACCAGAAAGGTGGATTATCATGGCTAA
- the rbsK gene encoding ribokinase: MAKITIIGSSSMDLVVTSSKRPGAGETVLGESFTTVPGGKGANQAVAAARLGADVTMIGRVGDDHFGQQILRNFEENHVHVGYVKPVTHMESGTAHIVLAEGDNSIVVVKAANNEITPAYVAEAIDVIRNSDMVLIQQEIPEETVVYVSKICAKYEVPLLLNPAPAREVEASVIENATYITPNEHEAAIMFKGQSLQEALRQYPNKLFVTEGSNGVRFFDGEQEIVVPTYKVEAVDTTGAGDTFNAAFAVALAEGKSLADSVKFANRAASLSVTKFGAQGGMPTRREVEEQL, from the coding sequence ATGGCTAAAATCACGATTATCGGAAGCAGCTCTATGGATCTTGTAGTGACTTCATCCAAGCGCCCCGGCGCAGGAGAAACGGTACTGGGTGAAAGCTTTACAACCGTGCCCGGAGGGAAAGGAGCCAATCAGGCAGTAGCCGCAGCCCGTCTCGGAGCGGACGTTACGATGATTGGACGCGTAGGGGATGATCATTTCGGCCAACAGATTTTACGGAACTTTGAAGAAAATCATGTTCATGTCGGCTATGTGAAACCGGTTACACATATGGAAAGCGGTACAGCACATATCGTACTGGCTGAAGGAGATAACAGTATTGTCGTTGTAAAAGCAGCGAATAATGAAATAACTCCAGCCTATGTAGCGGAAGCGATCGATGTGATCCGAAATTCGGATATGGTGCTCATTCAACAGGAAATACCGGAGGAAACGGTCGTATACGTGAGCAAAATTTGCGCCAAGTATGAGGTGCCGCTGTTGCTGAATCCTGCTCCGGCTCGTGAGGTGGAAGCAAGTGTGATTGAGAACGCGACATACATTACGCCAAATGAGCATGAAGCCGCTATTATGTTCAAGGGCCAAAGCCTTCAAGAGGCTCTACGTCAATATCCGAACAAGTTGTTTGTTACAGAAGGCAGCAATGGTGTACGGTTTTTCGACGGAGAACAGGAGATCGTTGTCCCTACTTATAAAGTAGAAGCCGTGGATACGACAGGTGCAGGGGATACATTTAACGCTGCATTTGCGGTGGCGCTGGCTGAGGGGAAATCGCTGGCAGACAGTGTGAAATTCGCCAATCGTGCTGCATCGCTGTCCGTTACCAAATTTGGGGCACAGGGTGGTATGCCAACGCGGCGTGAAGTGGAGGAACAATTATAA
- a CDS encoding DsbA family oxidoreductase: MNIEVWSDYMCPFCYIGKRRLEQVVKQFPHHDEVQLTFKSFELNPDAVKDSGKTINEELSAKYGVSLQEAQAMNDRMNENARTAGLQYNIHAMVPTNSLDAHRLTLWAQTQGKMLELSERLFQAVFIEGKHTGDPEVLTALAAEVGLDRDEAAAVLASDRYTDEVRADEAEGAELGVRGVPFFVFDRKFAVSGAQPDEVFHDALQKAWDERSPFTMVSASSSADDAGGVCTDDGCELPRHEN; the protein is encoded by the coding sequence ATGAATATCGAAGTTTGGTCTGATTATATGTGTCCGTTCTGTTATATCGGCAAACGCCGTTTGGAACAAGTAGTGAAGCAATTCCCGCACCACGATGAGGTGCAGTTGACATTTAAGAGCTTTGAGCTGAACCCGGATGCTGTAAAAGATAGTGGTAAAACGATCAATGAAGAGCTATCAGCCAAATATGGCGTCAGTCTGCAAGAGGCTCAGGCCATGAATGATCGTATGAACGAAAACGCACGCACGGCGGGTCTGCAGTACAATATTCATGCGATGGTGCCAACCAATTCTCTGGATGCTCACCGCTTAACGCTGTGGGCTCAAACACAAGGCAAAATGCTGGAGCTGAGCGAGCGCTTATTCCAGGCTGTGTTCATAGAAGGCAAGCATACAGGTGACCCTGAAGTGCTGACGGCGCTGGCTGCCGAGGTTGGTCTGGATCGAGACGAAGCCGCTGCTGTGCTGGCCAGTGATCGCTATACGGATGAAGTTAGAGCCGATGAAGCCGAGGGTGCTGAGTTGGGTGTTCGTGGTGTGCCATTCTTTGTTTTTGATCGTAAATTTGCTGTTTCGGGTGCTCAGCCGGACGAGGTATTCCATGATGCCCTGCAAAAAGCATGGGACGAACGCTCTCCGTTCACGATGGTAAGCGCAAGCTCCTCGGCAGACGATGCAGGGGGTGTATGCACAGACGACGGTTGTGAGCTTCCACGCCACGAGAACTGA